The window CCCGCTCCCTACGAGATCAGCGTTAACTCGCTGGGCGGCAACGAGATGTACCTGCAGGGCAGCTTCGAGCCCACCGTCACCATGGACTGCGCCCGGTGCCTGCGGGAAGTGGACGTGCCGCTGGAACTGCAGCTCGGCACGCTGCTGCGCTACGAGCCATCTACCGACGCGCCGTACCTGGAAGAGGCCGAGACCGGCGAGGAGGTGCTGGTGTTCGGCGATCCCGCCCTGGACCTCAGCGGCTACCTCGCCGAGATCACGCTGCTGGCATCGCCGCTGAGCGTGCTGCACGCGCCCGACTGCAAGGGGCTGTGCCAGGTCTGCGGCCATGACCTGAACGACGGACCCTGCGCGCACATGGCGGCGGTGCCGGTCGAGGAAATTGACGATGACCTGGGCATCCCTCTGGGCAGCGGCCACGCCAAGCAGACCCCGTTTGCCGGCCTGCGCGACCTGGATCTGCCCGAGGAATGAGCATGGCCGACGCGCCCCACCCTGCATCGGCTCACCCGGAACCTGCCCCGACCGAGCTGACACACTTCCGGGACGGCCTGCCGCGCATGGTGGACGTGACCGACAAGGCCGCCACCACCCGCACCGCCACCGCCGAGGCCTGGGTGCGCCTCCCCCCGGAGGCCCGCGCCGCGCTGGAGGCCGGGACCAACCCCAAGGGCGACCCGCTGACGGTGGCGCGGCTGGCAGGGCTGGCGGGCAGCAAGCGCACAGCGGACCTGATCCTGCTGTGCCATCCGATTCCGGTGACCGGCGCGGACGTGCAGGTCACGCTGGAAGACGCAGGTGTGCGCATCACGGCCACAGTCCGCACCACGGCCCCGACGGGCGTGGAGATGGAGGCCCTGACGGCCGCCAGCGTGGCCGCGCTGAATGTGTACGACATGCTCAAGGCCGCCAGCAAGGCGCTGGAAATCACGGGTGTGCGCCTGCTGAGCAAGACCGGCGGCAAGAGCGGCGACTACCGCGCCCTGCAAACTTCCCAGACGCAGACTGCCCGAACAGAGGCTCCCTAGACAGCTGCCGGGAACTTTCAGGAATCCTCTATCGTAGGGGAACAGTATGGGCATGGAGCGACACAACCGGAAAGGGGGACCAGCACATGGCCCGTCTGACTGGCTGGATCTGCTGCACCGCGAGGCCGAGGGCGACCTGACCCCACCCGAGACGGCCCTGCTGCGCTCGCTGCCCGATCAGGAAGACGTGGCGCGCTGGCGGGCGCGCCTGGCTGCCGCCACCGCCCAGCTGGGCGCCCTGCCGCCGCCGGGTCTGCCCGCGAGCGTGGCGCAGGACGTGGCCGCAGAAGTGCGCTGGAGCCTGCAACTGGAACCTCTGCGTTTAGAGACACGGCGTCCAGCGCTGCCGCACTCTCTCGCCAGCGCGGTGCTGGCTGACATCACCACCGCCCGCAGCCTGCAGGGCCAGCCTGTGCCACCACTGCCCCACAGCCTCGCGGCGGCGGTGGTGGGTGACATTCAGGCGGCGCGTCAACTGGGAGGAAGCCCGCCCCCCATGCCTTCGAGCGTGGCCGCTGCCGTCTCCTCTGACGTCGCGTGGGCCGGGCGGGTGGGCACGCCTGCGCCCGCGCTGCCGCGTTCGGTGGCCGGGGCGGTGGTGGCCCACATCACACGGCCACCAGCGGAAGTCGCCGCGGCATCTTCTCCTGGTCTCTCCCCCATTTCGCCTGCGGCCAGCGGCTTTCTGACCCCGCTCAAGCCCCGGCATAACCCTGCCCCGCTGGCGCTGGTGGTGGCGCTGATGACCGGACTGACCCTGCTGGCGATCACCACTGTCTGGCCCAATCTGGCCGCCGGGGCGCTGGTGCTGCGCACCCTGCTGGCCCAGGTGTCGCCGCTGGCCGGGGTGGGACTGGCGCTGCTGCTGCTGACCAGCGCCCTGGTCAGCTGGCGGCCCGGCCCGGCCAT of the Deinococcus aerolatus genome contains:
- a CDS encoding DUF177 domain-containing protein, which gives rise to MSDSPLIHLGSLMRSTEDTHAEGELDHLNYEQGGKPQTLTFAEPAPYEISVNSLGGNEMYLQGSFEPTVTMDCARCLREVDVPLELQLGTLLRYEPSTDAPYLEEAETGEEVLVFGDPALDLSGYLAEITLLASPLSVLHAPDCKGLCQVCGHDLNDGPCAHMAAVPVEEIDDDLGIPLGSGHAKQTPFAGLRDLDLPEE
- the moaC gene encoding cyclic pyranopterin monophosphate synthase MoaC, with protein sequence MADAPHPASAHPEPAPTELTHFRDGLPRMVDVTDKAATTRTATAEAWVRLPPEARAALEAGTNPKGDPLTVARLAGLAGSKRTADLILLCHPIPVTGADVQVTLEDAGVRITATVRTTAPTGVEMEALTAASVAALNVYDMLKAASKALEITGVRLLSKTGGKSGDYRALQTSQTQTARTEAP
- a CDS encoding bactofilin family protein produces the protein MERHNRKGGPAHGPSDWLDLLHREAEGDLTPPETALLRSLPDQEDVARWRARLAAATAQLGALPPPGLPASVAQDVAAEVRWSLQLEPLRLETRRPALPHSLASAVLADITTARSLQGQPVPPLPHSLAAAVVGDIQAARQLGGSPPPMPSSVAAAVSSDVAWAGRVGTPAPALPRSVAGAVVAHITRPPAEVAAASSPGLSPISPAASGFLTPLKPRHNPAPLALVVALMTGLTLLAITTVWPNLAAGALVLRTLLAQVSPLAGVGLALLLLTSALVSWRPGPAMQRFGAGAFALSAVLTLPALYSLAAHGDVRFGQNIVVSGPVDGNVIAVGGHVRLEAGAQVQGEVITLLGDVRRDPRARVSGRVNALLGHAPDDLNALETAPPQGIGIATAAAFRPLLGWLGSAAWPQIFVTLTGGALLLLFVAGLAPTLARRQRHAPVRTLALGVLALTALGGPALALALAGLLGPALVAAALAVVIIAVGLSVSAYDAGCALARRLHLPVPDAVGAFMGLSAVAASLSEPPLAFGLALIGGAWGAGTLLLARGGARTAG